The Streptomyces sp. NBC_00224 genome contains the following window.
CGACCACCGGTAGCGGTGGTCGACTCCGAAGCCGACTCCACGAATCGGTGGGGAGGCCGTGCCGAAGGGTGTAGCGGTCGGCGAGTGCCAGGAGTGCGGGTCCGTGGTCGGCGTTGAGCCATACCCGCAAGGGCTTGCGGCGCGCGGGAGGCTTGTGTGTCTGCCTGGCCTCCCAGCTCGGGGGCATCATCCGGTGCGTGCTGATGGGTACGCGGACGGGGCGGTCCCTGGTTCCCCATGGCACGCAGCTCGCGCCGGTGGGCCCTCGGTACCTGGGCTCGGCTGGAGAAGATCGGATTCATGCGGGAAGGAACGTTGCGGGAAGACTGCGTCGTGAACGGCGAGGTATCCGACTCGTGGGTCTTCGGGTTGATCAAGCGGGAGTGGCGGCCGTCGACCATGCTGATCCCAGCGCGCTAAGAGGCCGTTACATCCGTTTCTGGTACAGGCCGCGTCCGGGCTGGGTGAGCACGCCTTGGTGGGCAAGGCGGCCGAGGCGGGGATCTTCGCCTACCGCGACGACCTCAACGCGTGGATCCACGCTCTGATGTCCCTGCGGGACCCGAAGAACCGGGAAAGAGCCTCCCGCCGGGCCAAGGCACGATCCGACAAGCTCAGCGCGAACCCCGGTCTCGACGTCTGGTGCAACACCGTCGAGTCGTTGTGCGACCCAAGGCGCCGGAAGCTCTCACGTGTGGCAGGCCAACCGGAACACAACGGACACGTGCTGTAGCGCGGCCGGCCCGGCCGCATCGTTGTCGACGAGGGCGATGACACGGTTCATTACACCTGCAGTGTCGACCGGATGTCCGCTGCCAGGATCTCCCGCAGGTCGGCGAGTGCCGCCTCCACTCCTTCGGTGACCAGTACGCCCGCAGGGCTGAGGATGACCTCGTCCACTCCGCAGGCACGGTATTCCCGCAGGGACTCCGCGATCTCGGCGGGCGTTCCCACCACGATCCCTCCTGAGCGAAGGAGCTTCGCCGCTCCATCGGCCGGGTCTGCGCCATCGACGCTGATTCCGGCGCGCCGGAACATGTCGGTGTAGTGCGGCAGAATCAGGTTCGGGTAGGCACCGGCGTATGTGACGCGTTCGAGGTCGCGTCCCGGCAGCGCCACGGCGACATGCACGATCGTCGCCACGCGCGGCCGACTGCGGCCGGCCTCGCGCGCTCCGGCTTCCAGTGCGGGAACGATGTGGTCGCGCACGTAGTGCGGCGGGGTCATCAGGGTGATCGCCACCTCGGCGACGCGTCCGGCGGTGCGGGCCATCCCCGGGCGAAGGACGCCGAGCCCTAGCTCGACCGCGGGTGTCTCCAACGGTTCGAGATTGGCATGCAGGGTGAAACAGTCACCGTCGTGCCGAACCTTCTCACCGTTCAGCAGGGCGCGGGTGAGGGCGATGTACTCCTCCGCCGCGGCGCACGAACTGGGATAGGGGGTGGAGCGCAGTGCCCGCTGGGCTCCCGGATATGACGGGCCGTATCCAGCGACGTACGGCATTCCGGACAGCCGGGCCAGGGAGCGGGCCTGCAGCGCTGCCTCGTAGGGATGCCGGAGCAGCGTGATCGCGACGCCGGTTCCGAGAGGTATTCCTGGGAAGCGTACGGTGAGTGCGGCGAGGACTTGGTGGATCTCCAGCGCTTCCATGGACTGGCCGGCCCACAGGCGGTGGGCGTGGCCTTGGTGTACGAGCTGGGCGAAGGCGGCGATGCTGTCCAGCCGTTTCGGCTGTACGGGGAAGAACACCGAGGCGGGCGGTCGGCTCGGCATGTTGCGGGCTCCTTCGTTGATCCGGCGGCCGTGGTGGGGCGGGCGGGCACCGCGATGCTCGTCGCGGTGCCCGCCTCTGTTCTGTCCCGGTGTCTCACGCGGTTCCGGGGCAGGTCCACGCGCAGCTCTGCAGCGCGCTCTCGGTCTCTTCATCGGCGTCGAGAGCCTGCAGCGCAGTCACGTCGGCCTCCATCACCTTGTCGTTCTCCATGGGAATCACCTCCCTCCACACTCGCTACGTCTCTTGCGTCTCCGTGCCACCGAAGCCGACGCCGGCTCCGGCGGCACGGATGCCGTGGTGCGGCAGCCACAGGCGGGGACCGCCGTGGACCAGCCGCAGCAAGAAGGCCAGAACACCGGCGATGCCGGTGCCGAAGTCGGCCGCCAGACCGGTCGCGGTCTCGTCCGGGGGCAGCATGCGCCCGTCGCGCAGTGTGTGGCGCGCGAGGAGAGCCGTCGCGAGATCGGCCGCCCAGTCCCGGTAGCGTTCCTCGCCGGTCATCGCGGCGAGGTCCAGGAGGAACTCGCCGTCGCCGGAGATCCCGTGGCACTGGGTCGTCCCGGCTTGCCATCGCGCTCGGTGAACGGCGCCTGCGGCCAGAGCGGCGAGGTCGAGCAAGCACCGGTCACCGTTCTCCTGCCACATACGGACGAGGAAGGTGCCCACTCCGGAGGAGCCGCTGCACCAGTGTGTCCACTGTCGATCGGGGTTGTCGCCTCGGGCGTCTTTGGGCCAGTACGCCGCTCCGTCGCGCACCTGAACCACGGCGCGGAGCGAGTCGGCGGCTCGCGCGGCCAGCTCCAAGTAGGCGCGTTCGCCGGTGATCTGACCGGCGCTCAGCAGGAACGTGCCCGCGCCCGCGACCCCGTGAGCGAAGCCGAAGTGGGCAGCCCCGGCGAGACGTGACGAAAAGTGCCGTGGAACGGGCCAGAGCACGAGTCCGTCCTGCTGCTCGGCCGCTGCCGCCATCGCCTCGGCGGCCTGCCCGGCCCGGTCGAGGTAGGTCTCCTCGCCAGTGATCTCCCAGAAGCGGAGTTGGGTCAGTCCCGCTCCGGCGACGCCGTGGCAGACGTCCGGATTGGGCCAGCGCACCGGGACCGTCCTGGCGAGGTCCCCGGCGAACGCGAGCAGGTCGTCGTCCCCGAGGGCCGAGGCGGCTTCCGCGAGTGCCCAGGCCGTACCGGAGCGGCCGAAGTAGAGGCCGGGCAGCGCGCGTGGCTCGCGGGCGGCGCGGTGGCGGATCCAGCCTGCGGTAACCGTCATGGCGTCGCGTAGCGCGGTGTCCGGCCGGTTCCGGTACGCAAGGGTCAGGGTGCCCAGGATCCCGGCGGCACCGTGCTGGACGTTGCACGGATCGGAGGTCGCGCCGGATGCGCCGGTCGGCCACAGCCGCTCGGAACTGCCAGTATCCATGGTCGCCAGCAGGTGGTCGAGTGTGTCGATGAGCATGCGCTTCACGCCGGAGGTGTCGGGGAGCGGCGGGATCGATCGGGCTCGGCCGTCTTGATCGGTCGGGTCAGTGCGCGCGGCGAGCAGATGGCGGACTCTCGCGAGCCCGGGCCGCCGTCCGGGATCCTCGTGCATGAGCGCGAGGACGACATCGCCGAAGCGGCGTACGCCGGGGTTGCCCGCGCCCAGCTGGTCGAGCCAGTACGCGATGCGCTCGTGGTGCGAGCGCGTGCCCGGATCGTCGTCGGGGAGCAGCGGATCCGCGCCGCTGATCAGGTGGAAGAGAGTGGCTCCCAGGCTGTACAGATCGGCCGTGGGCGGTGGTGCGGTACCGATCCGGGGCGCAACGGTCTGTTCCGGCGCGGCATAGCCCGGCGTGTACCCGCGGACGACGGGCCGTGCTCCGGACCGGACCAGGAGCTCAAGGTCGATCAGACCCAGGGATCCGTCATCGGTGACCATCACATTGCCAGGGTTGAGGTCGCGCAGCACCAGCCCCTGGGAATGCACCAGCTCGACCAGGTCGGTCAGTTCGGAGGCGATCCGCTGGACGGCGTCCAGCGCTGTGCCCCATGTGCCGTCGTCGTGGAAGCTCGTGTTGTCCGACACCCAGCGACGCAAGGTGACTCCGGTGATCTCCTCCTGCACCAGGAAAAGGTCTCCCTGCTGCTCGAAGAGATCGACCAGCAGCGGTGTGACGCCCGACGAGGCGAACTGCCGCAGCATTTCCGCCTCATGGCGGCGCATGTCCCGGACATCGCCGCCCGTCGTCGTGGCCTGGGTGTGCTGACGGGCCTGCTTGACGATGACCGCCGCACCGGTTTGTTGATCGAGGGCTCGGTATACGCCACCTGTGCACAGTTGACGTACGGACGTACGGACCAGGTAGCGGTCCTTCAG
Protein-coding sequences here:
- a CDS encoding ALQxL family class IV lanthipeptide, coding for MENDKVMEADVTALQALDADEETESALQSCAWTCPGTA
- a CDS encoding LLM class flavin-dependent oxidoreductase encodes the protein MPSRPPASVFFPVQPKRLDSIAAFAQLVHQGHAHRLWAGQSMEALEIHQVLAALTVRFPGIPLGTGVAITLLRHPYEAALQARSLARLSGMPYVAGYGPSYPGAQRALRSTPYPSSCAAAEEYIALTRALLNGEKVRHDGDCFTLHANLEPLETPAVELGLGVLRPGMARTAGRVAEVAITLMTPPHYVRDHIVPALEAGAREAGRSRPRVATIVHVAVALPGRDLERVTYAGAYPNLILPHYTDMFRRAGISVDGADPADGAAKLLRSGGIVVGTPAEIAESLREYRACGVDEVILSPAGVLVTEGVEAALADLREILAADIRSTLQV
- the lanL gene encoding class IV lanthionine synthetase LanL, with the protein product MGDEFTATDATMLVGCVRSVLEHHGLRDWNMVAKGFWCYVQPPGDISRVQGWKLHLSATPLSAPLVLARAADVLVQHRCHFKFARTIDHVTELVSRQCDRGSAGKIITVYPEVDDDGLRALAAELDRATEGLPGPVVLSDRPFRQGSSVHYRFGVFHGVPMLGNDGQYEAMLVAPDGALVLDRRTARFSPPDWGPRDPFTHARNHSQTSQTGPGSVAAPRPVLLKDRYLVRTSVRQLCTGGVYRALDQQTGAAVIVKQARQHTQATTTGGDVRDMRRHEAEMLRQFASSGVTPLLVDLFEQQGDLFLVQEEITGVTLRRWVSDNTSFHDDGTWGTALDAVQRIASELTDLVELVHSQGLVLRDLNPGNVMVTDDGSLGLIDLELLVRSGARPVVRGYTPGYAAPEQTVAPRIGTAPPPTADLYSLGATLFHLISGADPLLPDDDPGTRSHHERIAYWLDQLGAGNPGVRRFGDVVLALMHEDPGRRPGLARVRHLLAARTDPTDQDGRARSIPPLPDTSGVKRMLIDTLDHLLATMDTGSSERLWPTGASGATSDPCNVQHGAAGILGTLTLAYRNRPDTALRDAMTVTAGWIRHRAAREPRALPGLYFGRSGTAWALAEAASALGDDDLLAFAGDLARTVPVRWPNPDVCHGVAGAGLTQLRFWEITGEETYLDRAGQAAEAMAAAAEQQDGLVLWPVPRHFSSRLAGAAHFGFAHGVAGAGTFLLSAGQITGERAYLELAARAADSLRAVVQVRDGAAYWPKDARGDNPDRQWTHWCSGSSGVGTFLVRMWQENGDRCLLDLAALAAGAVHRARWQAGTTQCHGISGDGEFLLDLAAMTGEERYRDWAADLATALLARHTLRDGRMLPPDETATGLAADFGTGIAGVLAFLLRLVHGGPRLWLPHHGIRAAGAGVGFGGTETQET